TTTGCAAAGCAAGCAAATTAATCTATCTATGGAAGCATAGTTTTTTTCAGGGATGCACGGGAACATACTGTGTTGTGCTAGAAGCAAAATAATgaagtacttcctctgtaaactaatataagagcatttagatcactactttagtattctaaacgctcttatattagtttacggagggagtaggaaaCATGGGCATGAATAGAGAACGGAGAATACGGTAGATCACACGTGATTGACGAAAGCCGAGATCCATGCATCATGCATGTAAGCTAACTACCGGCCCACGTTACCTCAAGCGCACGTATTACTTGCGTAAAAGCAGGAAGTGTGATGGATGCGGGGACAGTTATGACGAAGCACTCAATTAACGAAACAAATTAGCTAAACCCACGGGCCTGACTAGTACTTACATCGGACGTCTACCGTGCTTTGGATCGAACGGACAAGGACTGGTCTGACAGGGAGCCAAACATCCGTAGTCTGATGCCTAGCGGTGCCCTACAACCAATGACAAGAAGTACGCTAGCATGATATAATGCCATCCTTCATCAGAACTTCATACACTTCAGATTTCACCATCCCAAAAATCCTCCACGGTTTTGTAAATACCTTGGGGGTGAACTACAAATTCAGCTCTTAGAGTCTTAATCTGCATACAAAGGACCAAAACAACCTCAATAGCCAAATCAGTGGGTAATTCTATGATATTTTTTGTAGGTAGAGTAATTCTATAAAAAAATTTGTAGGTAGGATAACTCTATGGATTGACATGCACCATGTTTCTAAAAATAATGATACAAAACCATAATGttttaagattttttttgaaaggatATTACCATCAAGGTGCGCTATGCCAATATAGCCAACATAATAAAGATAGGAAGGACCATTTTCAATTTTGCATGGAGGAAAATAGAGGAAGTTAGGCATGCCTGCGGGATTTCAGAGAACTTTGACATCAAATCTTCAGGAATAGACCAGTCAAATATGTTAAAGTTCTCCTTTATCCTTGTTTCATTGATGCTTTTTGGAAGGACACTCTGACCCACTTGAAGACCCCAGCGTAGAGCAACCTGTGCAGGACTTCGTTGCAACTTCTCGGCAATAGAGACGACAATAGGGTTGCTAAGAAAGCTTGGACCCGTGAACGCAGGTGATCCAGGTCTACCTAAGGGTGAATATGCCTGCcaaaatgaaattaaaaatttaTTGAACAACCTAAAGTAAACTAACCAAGGGAGAAGTGATTTTCAAGAAAAGAACCTAAAGTAAAGTAACCAAGGGAAGTGTTTTTCAAGAAACTTGGGCAGTGtgcaaagagagccttggctcagtggttgggcatgTGGTTGTGCAGCCTAgcgacccgagttcaattcctagaattgacaggtgatgtACAGGGTTTTTTTCCCGTTTATTgcggatcaagcttggtgtgtggtggaacctctcatcaagaaatatcttgatacccatttaaaaaaaatcggtactcatactaaaatggctgTATGCATTCctggttggtgcagaggccgggaagtgaaAATCTCTCCCATTTTTAAGGCTTTTGCACTAGATTTTTGTGACCCACGACCCTCCTGCGCCCCCCACCCCGCGGGCGGCCAggagggaaccctagccgccgccgccggggcgCTCCCTCCTGctctcctccctccctcgccgccgccaggggcgCAGCCGGGCGAAGCGCGgctggcgccggcggcggcggggagatcTCGTCCTCTCGCGCGGGGCCCTGATGCGGGACGGGGCGGCCGGGCTGGGGTGCGGCGCTGGCGGCGGGCGCTGCGGCGTGGCGGGGAGCCGGAGCTGTGCGGCGACGGCCTCTCTGGCTGCGCGACGGGCGTCGTGGTGGCGGAGCGTGCGGGGCGGCCGGTGGCGGCGGATGGTGCGGCAACGCAACTCCGCCAGATCTAGCCGTGTCGTGACGCGGGCTACGGGCGGCGAGGACTGGACGGCGCCATGGGGTCCGACTtcctcgggcgcggcggcggagcgcgGCGACCGGTGTGTCGGATCTGAGACGGCGGCCTCGCTGGTACGGACGGCGCTCCTCTGGCGGCAGGGAGTGCTCGTCGGTGAGGTAGGCCGGATCCCCTCGGCTGCGTGGGCAGCGAGGTCCCGGTGGGCGCTGGTCATGGCGCGGGGAGGTCCCGGTCTCCCCTCGTCGGATCGGAGGCGAGCTGGTCCGCTCGTCATGCATGACCTCCGGCCGGTCTGGATCTCCGGCGTGCACGCGCCTGCTGATGTTGTGGCTGGTTCGGAGGTGGCGGCAGGGTGCttggccgggggaaacccttggccgccggtgacggtcacggcgtcgatggcgtcccggacgccattccctccttggtggcggcgccgaggctaaacctcccctgcctcccccctccccctgcgcccgggtgaaaatcctagccccggtggctaagcggcggcggcgccacagcgtcgttaccttcttgaaggcgccgacttGGGCATGGGGATGTTGGGTGTGCATGGCGAGTCTGTCTGGTTTCTGGTGGCGGCCCATGTCTGGCCGTGTCTCCGATGGCGACCTCGCCCTTTCTCACCTTGTACTtgccgtggtggagcggtacttcatcttactcattgatggcggcggagatcggcggcatggcgccgtggaggctcggcgtccgatgtgcggagatggactcgcgcaggaggaggtagttgtctggcgtcatggtgacgtcgatggcagtaGTGGCCTTCACAAGGTAGAAGATTCAATataatctgaagacggacctgtggaagatggcggcgacgacacaagagtgcgtctgaccggattgtgccacagacccggtatgtggctcggctggggcttccggcttttgatgttaggttaggtgagtggtttgggtagtggcccagctagcatcccTACATCATATGGATAAGAggagcggcatatgttgccaagatggtagtttcaggtatattgtttgtaatactttgtaaggtcctcgagaataattaataaagtggccgtatgcatctcccagatgcagaggccgggggtcatcctccttttctaaaaaaaaaaaaaagaaacttgGGCAGTATCTtattgaaaaagaagaagaaaagggaaaACTGCCGGTACATTAGTGATATTCGAAACTTACAGAAAGATGAACACCCTTTGACCGGCAAAGTTCGCGGAGTTTCATTTGCTGCCAACCTGGATGGGACTCAACCTGGTTAACAGCAGGAGTTACTCTAGCAATGGCAAGCAAATCCTCCATCCTCTTGCAAGAAAAGTTGCTCACGCCGATTGCACGAGCCTTGCCGGAGTCGTATAACTTCTCCATCGCCCCCCATGTAGCAGGGACATCAAGAGGAATATAGTTTTCAGCGGTTCGGATAGCTCCTTTATTAGTTCGGACCGGAGCGTGGATCTGCACAATACAGTACATTATCAGTAAACCAACTAAGGTACATTCATATATTTTTCCGAAAAGGCATTCATACAGTTAAAGCAACTTTTACTTCACACTAAGCTCAGGAATGCACTTCATTCAGTTAAAAAAACCACTTCATCGTTCAGTAAATGTAATAATACTATTAGGTTTTGTTTGACCCTCTCAATCTTTTACGCCATAGAAGTTGCTTAGAGGCGAGTCATATTTGTACTTTCAGTACTACGTGGGGGAACAGGCATATCACAGTACATTCACTGTTAAAATGGATAGACAATCAAGCATAGAAATTTACAAGGAACAGGTCTAAGTACTCCAGTTGCAAATCTTCAAGAGTAGTGTCAATGCCCTCTGGCACATCTTCTGGGGCATGATTACCAGACCTGCAAAATCCAAAACATCTTTTGACAACACAGCCCTGCAAATTACATACAAATGATGAAACTAGGGTAAAAAGGAATGAATCCTAACCACAACTTAGAAGAGATAAACAAATCTTCACGCTTAACCACAGAGTCCTCAAACAGTTTCTTCAGAGCCAGACCAATCTATAAAAGGGTGCAGATTCAACTTGCTTGGTTATATGACAAAACGCACAGGGTTACAGATGGACAGTTTTGTGTAGCAGAAATGACTTCAGATAAAAATAATAATGATGACATGAGTCTCATACTCTCATGACTAACCACCAACATTTCATGAACCTATAATTTTCCTGATCTGATAGGATGCTATGGCTCAAGTATTACCTCCTTCTCATTGCGgtacgctggagcacaatcaataTGCCGATATCCAGCCTGTATTATAAATGCATCAAACTCTTAGACTTGGATGAGATAGTATAGTTTCATATTCAAGCTTAAGAGTTAAGACTACGAAAAGCTTCAGTAGCATTTTCCAGTGCTTAAATTCAGTGGAGGAGCTTCAGCGGAAAAAGAGGGGGCCAAAGAGAATGCAAGTAGAATTTAGCGAGAATAGAAGCAAAAAGTGCCAAAAACTAAGTGAGTGTAGGCTAAACTGGAGGAATTTTGGAATCACAGAGATAACCTTATAACTAATTCTGTTGCTTGTTGCAGATTAAATCACACACATTGTAGTGTGTGAGCACTTCAAGTGCAACTAAGACTCGAATTTAAGAATGGGATGTACGTTGTTCAGACGGTGAAGCGCTTGCTTATCAAGTGAGGTGCACGCAGATTAGCACAAACCGAccttagctcagttggtagagcggaGGACTGTAGTCGTTGCAGATAAATCCTTAGGTCACTGGTTCGAATCCGGTAGGTcggaaatcatttttatttttgcgATTTTTTAGCCAAACAGCAGGAAAGTCACAGGCCAATCTGAATTGAACAAATCTTACAATCTACAAAGCTTATCTCTACAGATTCCATGAAAGGACCTTGACGGCGGCGTAGACGGCCTCCCCGACGGTCCCGGGCTCTGTTTTCGCCATGCCGAGGCCAACCGACGGTATTCTTGCGCCGGTGTTGAGGACAAAGGATTCGGCCATCTCTGCTGGTTATATGGCCCCCAAAAGCCTGCCAGAGATCAAAGAACAAGCAGGTATATAAAGATGCTGCTCCATTCATTGGCACATCAGATAACAACAGTCTGTTGGATTTATGAGGGATTACGACGGTCCTTCAGAGTTCAAgctgagaagaattatgctactgCGCTACTGCATAGTGAAATTAATCCTGATGGAAAAGCAGAGGAATGATGGGGTGGTTACTTGCGATTGGGTTGGAATAGAAGCTGATCGATCCTTGAGCTGTTTACGGCGTCGCCCGTCGAGAGTCTCCGGGGAAGGCGAAGTGGAGGGAAGCCGACGACGGCCGCCAGAAGAGGAGAGacgcggccaaggggggaagaccGGAAGCCGGAAGGCAATGCGGGCATGCCACAAGGCGGAGAACGGCGACAAGCGGCCGGTGGAGTTCTTTGTGCCGGACTTGCCGGCCTAGCTTTTTTATATCCCCGCGCCAACTTTTTATTAGCGCGAAGCTGTAATGGTCATACGGCCCCACGtgagaaataagaaacgaggaTAATAGCGGATCATGAATTATATACACAGCACATAGTAGGGTCTGGTGAATTCCCGTCAAAAAGATAAAATAGAAAAATGGTAGGGTCTGATGAGTTCTAGGGTGCAATACtgtctttttttttgttttgaacGCACTATAGACGCAGACGTCCATACGCACGCACGCACGCTCTATTCTACAGTGCAATACTGCCGATAGCATGGCCAAATTATGATGTGTTTTTTGCGAAACAGATTATGATGATTTTTATATGTTTATAAAAGGATAACACGTTGCTTGCAACATGCCTAGAACCCATATTCGACATTTGACGTGCAGTCTGATGTGAGTTGATCAGCTTGTGTActcatattattattatttttgcatgacTATAAATCTtctcatgagagagagagagttgttcCTTTTTTTTTCCTGGATTGATTACCTTTTTATGTAAGTTGTCATACTTGTTATTATTATGAATTTCTTTGTATGTGCAGAATAAACAATACCCAATAAATTTCCATGTGAGCAATACAAACATTTCCCAAAATATGCCATGTGAGCAGTACAAAAAGCCCTACATTTGCCATCTGACCATTACAACATTCTTTAATTGTTGCCATGCTTCAGAACAcaaaaaaattctaaattttgccATGTAACATTTTACATTTCTCTCCATAACTGCCATTGCTTTTTTTATACCAGCATTCCTACTTTTGCCATGTGAACACCACAAAAATTTCTCCCATGACTTAGAGAGAAAACATTTTTTCCTAATTTCATTTCAACACTACATATTTTCCCTAAATTTACCATGGTCTGACGTGGCGGACGTCTGGACTTCAGCTGCGTCTGTGGGATTTCGAACGCCCGGACTGGTCTGGCCCGATTTGGTGATCCATGTTGGGGTGCTAAAAGTCTCGTGACCGTCCAGTCCGGATATTTGGGGCCGATTTGAGGAttcacgttggagatgcccttagagatGTACGACCATTTTCTTGTGGCGGCCAGAATATCAATTGTTCTCAATTCTTAACAGCACTAACAAAAAAAAAAGCGATCAGACCAGAACTATTTTCTACTCCCTCGGTTTTTGGAAATAAGGTATAAATTTTGCTTGAAGCCAATCAATGTAAAGTTTAACCCAACTTTGTAGAATATTTCATCAGGAACTAAAGTACCAAATTAGTATTATTAAATatacaataaaatatatttttcatATTATATCTGTTTACTAGTATTGTAGAACGAGGAAAATGGAGTAAAACAGGGGACATCATGGCTTCAACTATAGATTCTATGAGCTTAGGTATCACGAAGTGGCCTGCATTGACTATAAGATGAATCATATTTTTCACACTTGAAAATGAGATATTCCCGGATAAAGAGATCCGATAATCATAGTAACACCAGTAAAAATACAGAGGAAGACAGATGATGATCTAGCCAATATGCTTTCAGTTTTTTCTCTACATACAAATACAAAATCAGACGACGACTACGGTTTCATGCTGGAATGCAATGCCTTCAGTGCAGCACTTCATACGCTTCAGATTTCACCATCCCAAAAATCCTCCACGGTTTTGAAAATACCTTGGGGGTGAACCACAAATTCAGCTCTTAGCACCTTAACCTGCATTTAGCaagacaaaaaataataataatcagaTAACACATATAGGAAGGTAAAGCTGTCATGCACTGCATTTCCTGATGGAAGAATGTGCAAATTATTAGACATCATAATGCGGATAAAAATCTGTTTCAACAGAGCAAAATAACAAGGATGGAATTGAGAGATGCCTgctgaatttcagagaaattcgcCATCA
This DNA window, taken from Triticum aestivum cultivar Chinese Spring chromosome 1D, IWGSC CS RefSeq v2.1, whole genome shotgun sequence, encodes the following:
- the LOC123182232 gene encoding NADPH-dependent aldo-keto reductase, chloroplastic-like codes for the protein MAESFVLNTGARIPSVGLGMAKTEPGTVGEAVYAAVKAGYRHIDCAPAYRNEKEIGLALKKLFEDSVVKREDLFISSKLWSGNHAPEDVPEGIDTTLEDLQLEYLDLFLIHAPVRTNKGAIRTAENYIPLDVPATWGAMEKLYDSGKARAIGVSNFSCKRMEDLLAIARVTPAVNQVESHPGWQQMKLRELCRSKGVHLSAYSPLGRPGSPAFTGPSFLSNPIVVSIAEKLQRSPAQVALRWGLQVGQSVLPKSINETRIKENFNIFDWSIPEDLMSKFSEIPQACLKTLRAEFVVHPQGIYKTVEDFWDGEI